Proteins found in one Cobetia sp. L2A1 genomic segment:
- a CDS encoding chalcone isomerase family protein, translating into MPSSLFRLPLLRVLPPRLRVASLMICLTAAMSPQVVAAEIKGVSFADQIAAPGGQSMTLIGTGLFTYMVWDAYVGAYYQDARRPRPAPLNDVSRRLVLEYFHAIDAEDFAKATTKGVRRNLSTSDFTAVEAALKSFNAAYRNVVPGDRYALQWQAAGGGRGTLTLALNDTVIFTSDSLLLANGLFGIWLGDAPAQDDFRAQLLGQ; encoded by the coding sequence TGCCGCCTCGACTGCGAGTGGCTAGTCTGATGATTTGTCTGACGGCTGCCATGAGTCCGCAGGTAGTGGCTGCCGAGATCAAGGGCGTCAGCTTTGCTGATCAGATAGCCGCGCCCGGTGGTCAGTCAATGACGCTGATCGGTACTGGGCTCTTCACCTACATGGTGTGGGATGCCTATGTGGGCGCCTACTATCAGGATGCCCGGCGTCCGCGCCCGGCGCCCTTGAATGATGTCTCGCGGCGTTTGGTGCTGGAGTATTTTCACGCCATTGATGCTGAAGACTTTGCCAAGGCGACTACCAAGGGCGTGCGCAGGAATCTATCGACAAGTGACTTTACGGCTGTCGAGGCGGCGTTGAAGAGTTTCAATGCTGCCTATCGCAACGTGGTGCCGGGCGATCGCTATGCGCTGCAGTGGCAGGCTGCCGGAGGTGGAAGAGGGACATTGACGCTGGCGCTCAATGATACGGTCATCTTCACGAGTGACTCATTGTTACTGGCCAATGGCCTGTTTGGCATCTGGCTGGGGGACGCCCCTGCGCAGGACGACTTCCGCGCTCAGTTGCTGGGACAATAG
- a CDS encoding TRAP transporter substrate-binding protein, producing MTMQWTPSPEQHRETTPSQVPVRLSALIKGIALASSLGVSAFVSAGVQADTWRFALEEVSGSVQDAYAQEFKERIEKASDGDIDVEIYPYGALGTSSQLTELVQSDAIQLTFASPGHLASVIPEAGVFTLHFLFSDDNAVNEKVLGSSKAIDMLSDAYTEQNLQLLGVIPEGWMVWTGNRDIEKPADMEGFKIRTMTSPILVETYRGYGANPTPLPYSEVYSGLQLGQIDGQVNPVFAIEEMSFYEVQDYMIQAKQAQFITTLVASNDFYSGLDDDQRQILDKVTDEMRPYIFEKQEQYNAERLEKIKKDSDIKVITLTDKQRDAFRPAGEKGWKVFREQAGERGSKILDTLQADIKTAEGK from the coding sequence ATGACCATGCAGTGGACCCCGTCACCCGAACAACACCGCGAGACGACCCCATCACAGGTACCTGTTCGCCTTTCCGCCCTGATCAAGGGAATAGCACTAGCCTCCAGTCTCGGCGTATCAGCCTTCGTCTCTGCTGGCGTCCAAGCGGATACTTGGCGTTTTGCGCTGGAAGAGGTTTCCGGTAGCGTGCAGGACGCCTATGCCCAGGAGTTCAAAGAGCGTATCGAGAAGGCTTCAGACGGAGATATCGATGTCGAGATCTATCCCTATGGCGCTCTGGGCACCTCTTCCCAGCTCACTGAGCTGGTGCAGAGCGATGCCATCCAGCTGACTTTCGCCTCGCCTGGCCATCTGGCCTCGGTGATTCCGGAGGCCGGCGTCTTTACGCTGCACTTCCTGTTCTCTGACGATAATGCCGTCAACGAGAAGGTGCTGGGCAGCTCCAAGGCCATCGACATGCTGTCGGACGCCTATACCGAGCAGAATCTACAGCTGCTGGGCGTGATTCCGGAAGGCTGGATGGTTTGGACGGGCAACCGTGACATCGAGAAGCCAGCCGACATGGAAGGTTTCAAGATTCGTACCATGACCTCACCGATCCTGGTTGAGACCTATCGCGGCTACGGTGCCAACCCGACACCGCTACCGTATTCAGAAGTCTATTCCGGCTTGCAGCTGGGCCAGATCGATGGTCAGGTCAATCCCGTATTCGCCATTGAGGAAATGAGCTTCTACGAGGTTCAGGACTACATGATTCAGGCGAAACAGGCGCAGTTCATCACGACCCTGGTGGCCTCCAACGATTTCTATTCAGGATTGGATGACGACCAGCGTCAGATTCTGGACAAGGTGACCGACGAGATGCGCCCCTACATCTTCGAAAAGCAGGAGCAGTACAACGCGGAGCGCCTCGAGAAGATCAAGAAAGACAGCGATATCAAGGTCATAACGCTGACCGACAAGCAGCGTGATGCCTTCCGTCCGGCAGGCGAAAAAGGCTGGAAGGTCTTCCGCGAGCAAGCAGGGGAACGCGGCAGCAAGATTCTCGATACCTTGCAGGCTGATATCAAGACCGCTGAAGGCAAGTAA